One genomic window of Medicago truncatula cultivar Jemalong A17 chromosome 1, MtrunA17r5.0-ANR, whole genome shotgun sequence includes the following:
- the LOC11405610 gene encoding GDSL esterase/lipase At1g54790 produces the protein MASTKYVVALQVVLFCICLVVANSVHFSYPAVFNFGDSNSDTGELCAAKGFQPAPPNGQNYFKAPAGRFSDGRLIVDFLMDAMDLPFLNAYLDSVGSPNFHHGCNFAAAGSTILPANAASISPFGFGTQVNQFLLFKAKVLEVLAGKKFDKYVPAEDYFQKGLYMFDIGQNDLAGAFYSKDLDQILSSIPTILLEFETGIKRLYDHGARNFWVHNTGPLGCLGQNVATFGHDKSKIDELGCLGAHNQAAKAFNLQLQALWAKLQGQYLDLNVTYVDIFTIKLDLIANYSKHGFEQPFMACCGYGGPPFNYDSRVSCGLTTTILNGTTITAKGCNDSGVYVSWDGTHYTEASNQYVASQILTRNYSNTDLS, from the exons ATGGCTTCTACTAAGTACGTTGTTGCTTTACAAGTTGTGTTATTTTGCATATGTTTGGTTGTGGCAAATTCTGTTCACTTCAGTTACCCAGCAGTTTTCAACTTTGGTGATTCAAATTCAGACACAGGTGAACTTTGTGCAGCCAAGGGCTTTCAACCCGCCCCACCCAACGGACAAAATTACTTCAAAGCTCCAGCCGGGAGATTCAGCGATGGCCGTCTCATTGTTGACTTCTTAA TGGATGCAATGGACTTGCCATTCTTAAATGCCTATCTGGATTCAGTGGGCTCGCCAAATTTCCATCACGGATGCAACTTTGCAGCAGCAGGTTCAACTATCCTTCCAGCAAATGCAGCATCAATCAGTCCATTTGGATTTGGCACTCAGGTAAATCAGTTTCTGCTATTCAAAGCCAAGGTTCTTGAAGTGCTTGCAG GCAAGAAATTTGATAAATATGTCCCAGCTGAAGACTATTTCCAGAAGGGGTTATACATGTTTGACATAGGCCAAAATGATCTTGCTGGCGCATTTTATTCAAAAGACTTGGACCAAATACTTTCCTCTATTCCAACAATTCTACTGGAATTTGAAACTGGTATAAAG AGACTATATGACCACGGGGCTAGGAATTTTTGGGTACATAACACAGGTCCACTTGGATGCTTGGGTCAAAATGTTGCCACATTTGGCCATGATAAATCAAAGATTGATGAACTAGGATGTCTTGGTGCACACAACCAAgctgctaaggcctttaatctACAGTTGCAAGCTTTGTGGGCAAAATTGCAGGGCCAGTATCTAGATCTAAATGTTACATATGTTGATATCTTTACCATAAAATTGGACCTCATTGCAAACTACTCAAAACATG GGTTTGAACAACCTTTTATGGCTTGCTGTGGATATGGAGGTCCGCCATTTAACTATGACAGTCGCGTTTCTTGTGGACTAACAACAACGATCTTGAATGGGACCACAATTACAGCAAAAGGTTGCAATGATAGCGGTGTGTATGTAAGCTGGGACGGGACTCATTACACTGAGGCTTCAAATCAATATGTTGCATCACAAATTCTCACCAGAAACTACTCCAACACTGATTTGTCataa
- the LOC11405922 gene encoding protein transport protein Sec61 subunit beta, giving the protein MARTASQSSQSASSGATTRPGVMAPRGSAAATAGMRRRRPTGGNTTSSTSAAGSSSGGNNMLRFYTDDAPGLKISPTVVLVMSLGFIGFVTMLHVFGKLYRYQSGPGAGAGAGA; this is encoded by the coding sequence ATGGCAAGAACCGCCTCTCAATCATCTCAATCTGCATCTTCCGGTGCCACGACACGACCAGGTGTCATGGCACCACGCGGCTCCGCTGCCGCTACAGCCGGTATGCGTCGTCGCCGTCCAACAGGTGGAAACACTACCAGCTCCACCTCTGCCGCAGGAAGCTCCAGCGGAGGGAACAACATGCTGCGATTCTACACCGACGATGCACCTGGTTTGAAGATTTCTCCGACGGTGGTTCTCGTGATGAGTCTCGGCTTCATTGGTTTCGTCACCATGCTCCATGTTTTTGGCAAACTCTACCGTTATCAATCTGGTCCTGGTGCTGGTGCAGGCGCCGGTGCTTGA